One window of the Telopea speciosissima isolate NSW1024214 ecotype Mountain lineage unplaced genomic scaffold, Tspe_v1 Tspe_v1.0970, whole genome shotgun sequence genome contains the following:
- the LOC122648401 gene encoding zinc finger BED domain-containing protein RICESLEEPER 2-like, giving the protein MDQNLHLSATASASTPVTIDSATTVNVDTNPSNVMEKDKNEMEKQKESGKGKKDSCVDVELSKRKRRKITSEVWSDFERTVHGDRVTATLDNASTNDVMISHLREWIGRKGALLHNGEIFHVRCTSHILNLIVHDGLVEFRDALAKIRDMVKWINASPSRSEKWGNALAQCKLFNKKGVSLDVPTRWNSTFEMLHNALEVRAAFERLAELDNNFKTLPTEEEWEKCSKIEQCLEVFYDATKHISGTKYPTANFFFKDVSEIHQNLLEWEKSIDTCISSMAFKMRLKFDKYWKNISLFMALGVIFYPRYKMELIVFVMNKIYGDNANYYFTKIQFDVGDIYSEYASTYDDSCPTVSGDASDRVGGNEKNSLHEIPKRDKTNISGEFKIWTQNIRKGQK; this is encoded by the exons ATGGATCAAAATCTTCATTTAAGTGCTACTGCATCAGCTTCTACTCCTGTCACAATTGATTCTGCCACTACTGTTAATGTGGATACTAACCCATCTAATGTTATGGAGAAGGATaagaatgagatggagaagcAGAAAGAGAGTGGGAAGGGGAAGAAAGATAGTTGTGTAGATGTAGAACTTTCAAAACGTAAGCGTCGTAAAATTACGTCTGAAGTTTGGAGTGATTTTGAAAGGACAGTTCATGGGGATAGGGTGACAGCCACAT TAGATAATGCATCCACCAATGATGTTATGATCAGTCATCTAAGGGAATGGATTGGTCGTAAAGGAGCTCTATTGCATAATGGTGAGATATTTCATGTCCGTTGTACCTCACATATTTTAAATCTTATTGTTCATGATGGGTTGGTGGAATTTAGAGATGCATTAGCAAAGATTCGAGACATGGTTAAGTGGATAAATGCATCACCATCTAGATCTGAAAAATGGGGAAATGCATTGGCTCAATGCAAGTTGTTCAACAAAAAAGGTGTCTCTTTGGATGTTCCAACCAGGTGGAATTCCACTTTTGAAATGCTTCACAATGCTTTGGAGGTGAGAGCAGCATTTGAACGTTTAGCAGAATTAGATAATAATTTCAAGACATTACCAACAGAAGAGGAATGGGAGAAATGTTCAAAAATTGAGCAATGCTTAGAAGTTTTTTATGATGCCACAAAACACATTTCAGGTACCAAGTATCCCACtgcaaactttttttttaaggatgtCAGTGAGATTCATCAAAATCTGCTTGAATGGGAAAAAAGCATAGATACTTGTATTAGTTCTATGGCTTTTAAAATGAGATTAAAATTTGACAAGTATTGGAAGAACATTAGTTTATTTATGGCACTTGGGGTTATTTTTTATCCTCGCTACAAGATGGAACTTATTGTCTTTGTTatgaataagatttatggggACAATGCTAATTATTATTTTACAAAAATCCAATTTGATGTGGGTGATATTTATTCTGAGTATGCTAGTACATATGATGATTCTTGTCCAACTGTATCTGGAGATGCCTCTGATCGTGTTGGTGGCAATGAGAAGAACTCTTTGCATGAAATTCctaagagagataaaacaaATATTAGTGGAGAGTTCAAGATATGGACACAAAATATAAGGAAAGGTCAAAA atga